In one Niveibacterium umoris genomic region, the following are encoded:
- a CDS encoding DNA alkylation repair protein — translation MDTTRFCSSVSEALLPLASPERQAPMQAYMKDRFAFLGVATPARRAATMPLIRALKAPTAADLLATAGALWQMPAREFQYVAVDLLARHHRRLGRADVPALLALAREKTWWDSVDGLAGVVGDVVRAARRDAPDPQACMDDAVADADFWVRRIAMLHQLGWRADTDRDRLFAYARRLAPESEFFIRKAIGWALRDYAWHDPAPVRAFVASMGTALSPLSRREATKHIG, via the coding sequence ATGGATACGACCCGCTTCTGTTCGAGCGTTTCTGAAGCCCTGCTGCCGCTTGCATCGCCCGAGCGGCAAGCGCCGATGCAGGCCTACATGAAGGACCGTTTTGCCTTCCTCGGGGTCGCGACGCCGGCACGCCGCGCCGCGACGATGCCGCTGATCCGCGCCCTTAAGGCACCCACCGCCGCCGATCTGCTCGCGACTGCTGGAGCGCTGTGGCAGATGCCAGCGCGCGAATTCCAGTATGTCGCGGTCGACCTGCTGGCGCGGCATCACAGGCGCCTCGGGCGCGCGGATGTGCCCGCCCTGCTCGCGCTGGCGCGCGAGAAGACCTGGTGGGATTCGGTGGATGGCCTTGCCGGGGTGGTCGGCGATGTAGTCCGTGCGGCGCGGCGCGATGCGCCGGACCCGCAGGCCTGCATGGACGATGCCGTGGCCGACGCAGACTTCTGGGTGCGCCGCATCGCCATGCTGCACCAGCTCGGCTGGCGTGCCGACACCGATCGCGATCGGCTGTTTGCTTACGCGCGCCGGCTTGCGCCGGAATCCGAGTTCTTCATCCGCAAGGCGATCGGCTGGGCGCTGCGCGATTACGCGTGGCACGACCCGGCGCCGGTGCGCGCGTTCGTCGCATCGATGGGCACGGCGCTGTCGCCACTGAGCCGCCGCGAGGCGACCAAGCACATCGGCTAG